A stretch of Candidatus Eisenbacteria bacterium DNA encodes these proteins:
- a CDS encoding helix-turn-helix domain-containing protein: MAVAARRNETAEAILDAAERLLIEVGHANVTTRGLAAEARVNQGLVHYYFGAIEQVFLEVLDRFTERLIVRQRAMYQADAPFLEKWRTAWRFQEEDLASGYDRIFLELQAMAWTRPELRARVAHVNAEWRGVLREAFGRALREYGLDERTWPLEAVTALVMTMAQGFQLERMSGITEGHDALLTWIDGWLAAREPRRAHNASHRQHAGRRADRALSRRRRT, encoded by the coding sequence ATGGCCGTAGCCGCGCGCCGCAACGAGACCGCCGAGGCCATCCTCGACGCGGCCGAGCGCCTGCTCATCGAGGTCGGCCACGCCAACGTCACCACCCGCGGGCTCGCGGCGGAAGCGCGCGTGAACCAGGGCCTCGTCCACTACTATTTCGGCGCGATCGAGCAGGTGTTCCTCGAAGTGCTCGATCGCTTCACCGAGCGGCTGATCGTGCGCCAGCGCGCCATGTACCAGGCGGACGCTCCCTTCCTCGAGAAGTGGCGGACGGCGTGGCGGTTCCAGGAAGAGGACCTCGCGTCCGGCTACGACCGCATCTTCCTCGAGCTGCAGGCGATGGCCTGGACCCGTCCCGAGCTGCGTGCGCGCGTCGCGCACGTGAACGCCGAGTGGCGCGGCGTCCTGCGCGAGGCGTTCGGCCGCGCGCTGCGCGAGTACGGGCTCGACGAGCGCACCTGGCCACTCGAGGCGGTGACGGCCCTGGTCATGACGATGGCTCAGGGGTTCCAGCTCGAACGGATGTCCGGAATCACCGAAGGGCACGACGCCCTGCTCACCTGGATCGACGGCTGGCTCGCCGCGCGCGAGCCGAGGAGGGCCCACAATGCATCTCACCGCCAGCATGCCGGACGACGCGCCGACCGCGCTCTCTCCCGCCGCCGGCGTACGTGA
- a CDS encoding SDR family NAD(P)-dependent oxidoreductase: MSTNRFEGRTAIVTGAGSGLGAATAARLGAEGAAVACVDVAVDGASRTAAGIREQGGRAQAYAADVSEPAAVTSAVTAATRELGRPSVVVNCAGIGRFYHSHEMPFADWQRIIAVNLTGTFLVCQAALPHLLDGGGVIVNIASNAGLMSQPYSAAYCASKGGVVQLTRALADEYLERGVRVNAIAPGGIETPLQDVFRKAPEGIDFKKLGKIKTPLGNAKPVEVAALIAFVASDEGRYMTGAIVSIDGGLTM; encoded by the coding sequence ATGTCGACGAACCGCTTCGAAGGTCGCACCGCCATCGTCACCGGCGCCGGATCGGGGCTCGGCGCCGCGACCGCCGCCCGCCTCGGGGCGGAAGGCGCCGCCGTCGCCTGCGTCGACGTCGCCGTCGACGGGGCGTCCCGCACCGCGGCCGGGATTCGCGAGCAGGGCGGGCGCGCGCAGGCCTACGCCGCCGACGTGTCCGAACCGGCCGCGGTGACGTCCGCGGTGACCGCCGCGACGCGCGAGCTCGGGCGGCCCTCGGTGGTCGTCAACTGCGCCGGCATCGGGCGCTTCTACCACTCGCACGAGATGCCGTTCGCCGACTGGCAGCGCATCATCGCCGTCAACCTGACCGGCACGTTCCTCGTTTGCCAGGCGGCGCTCCCGCACCTGCTCGACGGCGGTGGCGTGATCGTGAACATCGCGTCCAACGCGGGACTCATGTCGCAGCCGTACAGCGCGGCCTACTGCGCGTCGAAGGGCGGCGTCGTGCAGCTGACGCGCGCGCTCGCCGACGAGTACCTCGAGCGCGGCGTGCGCGTGAACGCGATCGCGCCCGGCGGCATCGAAACGCCCCTCCAGGACGTCTTCCGCAAGGCGCCCGAGGGCATCGACTTCAAGAAGCTCGGCAAGATCAAGACCCCGCTCGGGAACGCGAAGCCGGTGGAGGTGGCGGCGCTGATCGCCTTCGTCGCGTCGGACGAGGGACGCTACATGACCGGCGCGATCGTCTCGATCGATGGCGGCCTCACCATGTGA
- a CDS encoding glutathione S-transferase family protein, which translates to MYRIFGVELSPYSVKVRSYFRYKRIPHEWVVRDVTRMDEYNRYAKLPLIPLVVTPEGTAMQDSTPIIEKMEALHPEPALDPADPGLAFLSALIEEYADEWGNKPMFHYRWFYQADADSAADRIAHSMNPGLDADALPTVTGAVKGRMVPRLAFVGSSPQTKDAIEASFHRQLAILEAHLAMRPYLFGGRPALGDFGLFAQLYECSTDPTPGAVMRAKAPRTLAWIARMLDPTGEGAFEPWERLEPTLLPLLRDEIGAVFFPWTLANAQALAAGAKELTCTLEGKPFAQEPQKYHAKSLAALRARYAKVAGTPWLDGVLERAGCLAGLRGS; encoded by the coding sequence ATGTATCGCATCTTCGGCGTCGAGCTGTCGCCGTATTCGGTGAAGGTCCGCTCGTACTTCCGCTACAAGCGCATTCCCCACGAATGGGTCGTGCGCGACGTGACGCGCATGGACGAGTACAACCGCTATGCCAAGCTGCCGCTGATCCCGCTCGTCGTCACGCCCGAGGGAACGGCGATGCAGGACTCGACGCCCATCATCGAGAAGATGGAGGCGCTCCACCCCGAGCCGGCGCTCGACCCGGCCGACCCCGGGCTCGCGTTCCTCTCGGCGTTGATCGAGGAGTACGCCGACGAGTGGGGCAACAAGCCCATGTTCCACTACCGCTGGTTCTACCAGGCGGACGCCGACTCGGCGGCCGATCGGATCGCACACAGCATGAATCCCGGCCTCGACGCGGACGCGCTCCCGACCGTCACCGGCGCCGTCAAGGGACGCATGGTGCCGCGGCTCGCGTTCGTCGGCTCGTCGCCGCAGACCAAGGACGCGATCGAAGCGTCGTTCCATCGCCAGCTCGCGATCCTCGAAGCGCACCTGGCAATGCGGCCGTATCTCTTCGGCGGCCGCCCGGCGCTCGGCGACTTCGGCCTCTTCGCGCAGCTCTACGAATGCTCGACCGACCCGACGCCGGGCGCCGTCATGCGCGCCAAGGCGCCGCGGACGCTCGCCTGGATCGCGCGCATGCTCGACCCCACGGGCGAGGGCGCCTTCGAGCCGTGGGAGCGCCTCGAGCCGACGCTGCTACCGCTCCTGCGCGACGAGATCGGTGCCGTGTTCTTCCCGTGGACGCTCGCGAACGCGCAGGCGCTCGCCGCGGGCGCGAAAGAGCTCACCTGCACGCTCGAGGGGAAACCCTTCGCGCAGGAGCCGCAGAAGTACCACGCGAAGTCGCTGGCGGCGCTGCGGGCGCGCTATGCGAAGGTCGCCGGCACGCCGTGGCTCGACGGCGTGCTCGAGCGCGCCGGGTGTCTCGCGGGGCTGCGCGGGAGCTGA
- a CDS encoding haloalkane dehalogenase, with amino-acid sequence METLRTPDARFANLPGYTFAPHYTEVDGLRIHYLDEGPRSAAPVLMLHGEPSWSYLYRKMIPIITAAGHRAVAPDLVGFGRSDKPTRREDYTFQRHVDWMRHVLVSLDLRGATLVCQDWGGLLGLRLVAEHPDRFARVVVANTFLPTGDVPAGPAFLAWREYSQTTPEFHVGGIVRGGCTSDLSPEIIAAYDAPFPDDRYKAGARQFPVLVPVTPDDPAAPANRAAWEVLSKWAKPFLTAFSDQDPITRGADRIFQERVPGAKGRPHTTIEGGGHFLQEDRGEELARVVVDFIGRS; translated from the coding sequence ATGGAGACACTTCGCACACCCGACGCTCGCTTTGCGAACCTGCCAGGCTACACGTTCGCGCCGCACTACACGGAAGTGGACGGCCTGCGCATCCACTACCTGGACGAAGGACCGCGCAGCGCCGCGCCCGTGCTCATGCTGCACGGGGAGCCGTCGTGGTCCTACCTCTACCGGAAGATGATCCCGATCATCACCGCCGCCGGCCATCGCGCCGTCGCGCCGGACCTGGTGGGCTTCGGACGCTCGGACAAGCCGACGCGGCGCGAGGACTACACCTTCCAGCGCCACGTCGACTGGATGCGACACGTGCTGGTATCGCTCGATCTCCGCGGCGCGACGCTCGTGTGCCAGGACTGGGGCGGGCTGCTGGGGCTCCGCCTCGTGGCCGAGCATCCGGATCGCTTCGCGCGCGTCGTGGTGGCGAACACGTTCCTGCCGACGGGCGACGTCCCCGCCGGTCCGGCGTTCCTCGCCTGGAGGGAGTACTCGCAGACGACGCCCGAGTTCCACGTCGGCGGCATCGTGCGCGGCGGCTGCACGAGCGACCTCTCGCCCGAGATCATCGCGGCGTACGACGCACCCTTCCCGGACGATCGCTACAAGGCCGGGGCGCGGCAGTTCCCGGTGCTCGTACCGGTCACCCCCGACGATCCCGCGGCGCCCGCGAACCGCGCCGCCTGGGAGGTGCTGTCGAAGTGGGCGAAGCCGTTCCTCACGGCCTTCAGCGACCAGGACCCGATCACGCGCGGCGCCGATCGCATCTTCCAGGAGCGCGTGCCGGGCGCCAAGGGTCGGCCGCACACCACCATCGAGGGCGGCGGACATTTCCTGCAAGAGGACAGGGGCGAAGAGCTCGCGCGCGTGGTCGTCGACTTCATCGGGCGAAGCTGA
- a CDS encoding alpha/beta fold hydrolase, protein MHLTASMPDDAPTALSPAAGVREQSRARYPDAEGFIERDGVRVFWERYGDGERTIVLLPPWSIVHSRMWKAQIPYLARHARVLAFDPRGNGRSDRPHATEAYAEEEFVRDTLDVMDANGVGRAIVVGVSRGAQRGLLLAAEHPDRVEGAVFIAPMFPASLSGGLFWRILASPVVRRFADRPMRLAYGWGKFNGHHMRTQHADFAEWFITKMFPEPHSTKQIEDGVGWALESDGETLRRSTLGPTPAFTRRAQRELARRVRCPVLVIHGDRDIITSLADGRALAHETRGRLVVMPGAGHLPLARKPVGVNLAIRDFLETNGDEQKPVRPAPRGSRRRRALFLSSPIGLGHAQRDVAIARELRRIVPDLEIDWLAQDPVTRVLAAEGERLHPASALLASESRHLESESAEHDLHCFQALRRMDEILVANFMVFHDVVRAEPYDLWIGDEAWELDYYLHENPGEKRAPYAWLTDFVGWLPMADGGRRERALTADYNAEMIEHIERNPHVRDRAVFVGNADDIVPERFGPGLPGIREWTERHFAFAGYVSGFDPAALGDRAALRAELGYRPDERICLVSVGGSGVGHHLLRRVIAAHPEAKRRVPELRMVVVAGPRIDPASLPSARGLEVVAYVHNLYRHLAACDLAVVQGGLTTAMELTACKRPFLYFPLRHHFEQNVHVRHRLQRYGAGRCMDYDTATPDAIAAAIADEIGRPTSYRDVENDGACRAAARIAELL, encoded by the coding sequence ATGCATCTCACCGCCAGCATGCCGGACGACGCGCCGACCGCGCTCTCTCCCGCCGCCGGCGTACGTGAGCAATCGCGCGCGCGCTATCCCGACGCCGAGGGATTCATCGAGCGGGACGGCGTTCGCGTGTTCTGGGAGCGCTACGGCGACGGCGAGCGGACGATCGTGCTCCTGCCGCCCTGGTCCATCGTCCACTCGCGCATGTGGAAGGCGCAGATCCCCTACCTCGCGCGGCATGCGCGGGTGCTCGCGTTCGATCCTCGCGGCAACGGGCGGTCCGACCGGCCGCACGCCACCGAAGCGTACGCCGAGGAGGAATTCGTCCGCGACACGCTCGACGTGATGGACGCGAACGGCGTCGGGCGCGCGATCGTCGTCGGGGTCTCGCGCGGTGCGCAGCGCGGCCTCCTGCTCGCGGCCGAGCATCCCGATCGGGTCGAGGGCGCCGTCTTCATCGCGCCGATGTTCCCGGCGAGCCTCTCGGGCGGACTCTTCTGGCGCATCCTCGCGAGCCCGGTGGTGCGTCGCTTCGCCGATCGTCCGATGCGGCTCGCCTACGGCTGGGGCAAGTTCAACGGCCACCACATGCGCACGCAGCACGCCGACTTCGCCGAGTGGTTCATCACCAAGATGTTCCCCGAGCCCCATTCGACCAAGCAGATCGAGGACGGCGTCGGCTGGGCGCTGGAATCGGACGGCGAGACGCTCCGCCGTTCGACGCTGGGCCCGACGCCCGCGTTCACCCGCCGCGCGCAACGCGAGCTCGCCCGGCGGGTGCGGTGCCCCGTCCTCGTGATCCACGGCGACCGCGATATCATCACCTCGCTCGCCGACGGCCGCGCGCTCGCGCACGAAACCCGTGGCCGCCTCGTCGTCATGCCGGGTGCGGGTCATCTCCCGCTGGCGCGGAAGCCCGTCGGCGTGAACCTCGCGATCCGCGACTTCCTCGAGACGAACGGCGACGAGCAGAAGCCGGTGCGGCCCGCGCCGCGCGGGAGCCGGCGCAGGCGCGCACTCTTCCTGTCCTCCCCCATCGGGCTGGGTCACGCGCAGCGCGACGTGGCGATCGCGCGGGAGCTGCGTCGCATCGTGCCGGACCTCGAGATCGACTGGCTCGCCCAGGACCCCGTCACGCGCGTCCTCGCCGCCGAGGGCGAGCGACTCCACCCCGCGAGCGCGCTGCTCGCCAGCGAATCGCGCCACCTCGAATCCGAGTCGGCGGAGCACGACCTCCACTGCTTCCAGGCGCTACGGCGCATGGACGAGATCCTGGTCGCGAACTTCATGGTCTTCCACGACGTCGTCCGTGCCGAGCCCTACGACCTCTGGATCGGCGACGAAGCGTGGGAGCTGGACTACTACCTGCACGAGAACCCGGGCGAGAAGCGCGCGCCGTACGCGTGGCTCACGGACTTCGTCGGCTGGCTCCCGATGGCCGACGGCGGCCGGCGCGAGCGGGCGCTCACCGCGGACTACAATGCCGAGATGATCGAGCACATCGAGCGGAACCCGCACGTCCGCGACCGGGCCGTCTTCGTCGGCAACGCGGACGACATCGTGCCCGAGCGCTTCGGTCCGGGTCTCCCCGGCATCCGCGAGTGGACCGAGCGCCATTTCGCCTTCGCGGGCTACGTGTCGGGCTTCGATCCGGCGGCGCTGGGCGATCGCGCGGCGTTGCGGGCCGAGCTCGGCTATCGTCCCGACGAGCGGATCTGCCTCGTGTCGGTCGGCGGCTCGGGCGTGGGACACCATCTCCTGCGTCGCGTGATCGCCGCCCATCCCGAAGCCAAGCGACGCGTCCCGGAGCTGCGCATGGTCGTCGTCGCCGGACCGCGCATCGATCCGGCGTCGCTGCCGTCCGCGCGCGGTCTCGAGGTGGTCGCCTACGTGCACAACCTCTACCGGCACCTCGCGGCGTGCGACCTCGCCGTCGTGCAGGGCGGACTCACGACCGCGATGGAGCTGACGGCGTGCAAGCGCCCGTTCCTGTACTTCCCGCTCCGGCACCACTTCGAGCAGAACGTCCACGTGCGCCATCGGCTCCAGCGCTACGGCGCGGGGCGCTGCATGGACTACGACACGGCGACGCCGGACGCGATCGCCGCCGCGATCGCCGACGAGATCGGACGACCCACGAGCTACCGCGACGTCGAGAACGACGGCGCCTGCCGCGCCGCCGCCCGCATCGCCGAGCTCCTTTGA
- a CDS encoding class I SAM-dependent methyltransferase, with protein MTTTPTLDEFLGKLVGDLGATCSAALVGIGDRLGLYKTLAGAGPQTPAELARHSGTDERYVREWLCAQAASGYVDYDPGAGTFSLNEVQRLAFADESSPAHFLGGFQIARSMFKDLDCITEAFRSGGGVAWHEHDVDLFCGTERFFRAGYNANLVASWIPALDGVEAKLQAGARVADVGCGHGASTIIMAQAYPRSTFVGFDYHQPSIVSARQHAEEAGVADHVSFETVAAKRFSGSDYDLVCIFDALHDMGDPVGAARHVRESLRPDGTWLVVEPFAGDRLEQNLNPVGRVFYSASTMICTPASRSQEVGLALGAQAGPKRLEEVCRQAGFTRFRVATQTPFNVVLEVRP; from the coding sequence ATGACGACGACACCAACCCTCGACGAGTTCCTCGGCAAGCTGGTCGGCGACCTGGGAGCCACGTGCTCCGCGGCGCTGGTCGGCATCGGCGATCGGCTCGGGCTCTACAAGACTCTCGCGGGCGCGGGGCCGCAGACGCCCGCCGAGCTCGCCCGGCACAGCGGCACCGACGAGCGCTACGTGCGCGAGTGGCTCTGCGCGCAGGCCGCGTCGGGCTACGTGGACTACGACCCCGGCGCGGGCACCTTCTCCTTGAACGAGGTGCAGCGCCTCGCCTTCGCCGACGAGTCGAGCCCGGCGCACTTCCTGGGCGGCTTCCAGATCGCGCGCTCCATGTTCAAGGATCTCGACTGCATCACCGAGGCGTTCCGCAGCGGCGGCGGCGTCGCATGGCACGAGCACGACGTCGATCTCTTCTGCGGCACCGAGCGCTTCTTCCGCGCCGGCTACAACGCGAACCTGGTCGCGTCGTGGATCCCGGCGCTCGATGGGGTCGAGGCCAAGCTGCAGGCCGGTGCCCGCGTGGCCGACGTCGGCTGCGGCCACGGCGCGTCGACGATCATCATGGCGCAGGCCTATCCGCGCTCGACGTTCGTCGGCTTCGATTACCACCAACCCTCCATCGTGTCGGCGCGGCAGCACGCCGAGGAGGCCGGCGTCGCCGACCACGTGAGCTTCGAGACAGTCGCGGCCAAGCGCTTCTCGGGCAGCGACTACGACCTCGTCTGCATCTTCGATGCGCTCCACGACATGGGCGATCCGGTCGGCGCCGCGCGACACGTCCGCGAGTCGCTCAGGCCGGACGGCACCTGGCTCGTGGTCGAGCCCTTCGCCGGCGACCGCCTCGAGCAGAATCTCAATCCGGTCGGGCGCGTCTTCTACTCGGCATCCACCATGATTTGCACGCCGGCGTCCCGCTCGCAGGAGGTCGGGCTCGCACTCGGCGCGCAGGCCGGGCCGAAGCGCCTCGAGGAGGTCTGTCGTCAGGCGGGATTCACGCGCTTTCGGGTGGCGACCCAGACGCCGTTCAACGTCGTCCTCGAGGTTCGACCGTAG
- a CDS encoding exodeoxyribonuclease III: protein MKLATWNVNSIRARLGRVLAWLEAQRPDVMCLQETKVEDGAFPADELRRLGYQCAFHGQRTYNGVAILSRTKLDDVTRGFGDGDEDAQARLLAATTAGVRVMSVYVPNGESVGSEKFRYKLDWMERLRRYVKGQLGERRTAILCGDFNVAPAPLDVHDPAAWEGKVLFSEPERTELRKIVDAGLVDLLRTMHPTEPLFTWWDYRMLGFPKNRGLRIDHLLATPALAERATASGVDRNSRKGKQPSDHAAVWAEFRDA, encoded by the coding sequence GTGAAGCTCGCAACCTGGAACGTGAACAGCATCCGCGCGCGCTTGGGGCGCGTGCTCGCCTGGCTCGAAGCGCAGCGTCCCGACGTCATGTGCCTCCAGGAGACCAAGGTCGAGGACGGCGCGTTCCCCGCCGACGAGCTGCGCCGCCTCGGCTACCAGTGCGCGTTCCACGGCCAGCGCACGTACAACGGCGTCGCGATCCTCTCGCGCACGAAGCTCGACGACGTCACGCGCGGCTTCGGCGACGGCGACGAGGACGCGCAGGCGCGCCTGCTCGCGGCCACCACCGCAGGCGTCCGCGTCATGTCGGTCTACGTGCCGAACGGCGAGAGCGTCGGCTCGGAGAAGTTCCGCTACAAGCTCGACTGGATGGAGCGGCTGCGCCGCTACGTGAAGGGGCAGCTCGGCGAGCGGCGGACGGCCATCCTGTGCGGCGACTTCAACGTCGCGCCCGCCCCGCTCGACGTCCACGATCCGGCGGCCTGGGAGGGCAAGGTGCTGTTCTCGGAGCCGGAGCGCACCGAGCTCCGCAAGATCGTGGACGCGGGGCTCGTGGACCTGCTGCGGACGATGCATCCCACCGAGCCGCTCTTCACCTGGTGGGACTACCGCATGCTGGGCTTCCCGAAGAATCGCGGGCTCCGCATCGACCATCTGCTCGCGACGCCGGCGCTCGCCGAGCGCGCGACCGCGTCGGGCGTCGACCGGAACTCGCGCAAGGGTAAGCAGCCCTCCGACCACGCCGCCGTGTGGGCCGAGTTCCGCGACGCCTGA